In Lodderomyces elongisporus chromosome 2, complete sequence, the following proteins share a genomic window:
- the EGD2 gene encoding GAL4 enhancer protein, producing MSIEEIPQGADVSIVPNKNEKKAKELIKKLGLKQIKGISRVTFKQRGNLIYAIDAPEVYRSQAGTYVVFGEAKVDDMNQRIAEAQAQQAQQEALQKAAADAGAAGDDKSPEAITADLEKASLQGGESNADAAEDDNEEVDETGINPKDIDLIVEQTRVSRGSAVKALKKHDGDMVNALMELS from the coding sequence ATGTCAATCGAGGAAATCCCACAAGGTGCAGACGTCTCAATTGTTCCAAACAAGAATGAGAAAAAGGCAAAGGAACTTATCAAGAAGCTCGGTCTTAAACAAATCAAAGGAATCTCGAGAGTCACATTCAAGCAAAGAGGTAACCTCATTTACGCCATTGATGCTCCAGAAGTTTACAGATCACAAGCAGGTACTTATGTTGTCTTTGGTGAAGCTAAGGTTGATGACATGAACCAAAGAATTGCCGAGGCTCAAGCACAACAAGCTCAACAAGAGGCATTGCAAAaagctgctgctgatgcAGGTGCTGCAGGTGATGACAAATCACCAGAAGCAATCACTGctgatttggaaaaagcTAGCTTGCAAGGCGGTGAATCTAACGCCGATGCTGCAGAAGATGACAATGAAGAAGTCGATGAGACCGGAATTAACCCAAAGGACATTGATTTGATTGTGGAGCAAACTCGTGTCTCAAGAGGTTCTGCTGTGAAAGCTTTGAAGAAACACGATGGTGATATGGTCAATGCTCTTATGGAATTAtcttag